One genomic region from Macrobrachium rosenbergii isolate ZJJX-2024 chromosome 1, ASM4041242v1, whole genome shotgun sequence encodes:
- the LOC136839488 gene encoding uncharacterized protein: MGRSRAREEVEHREKSTGKVEHGEKKGSGRSRAWGKEEHGKKYSIGRSRAWGEEEHRDKKSMGRSRAWGEVEHGEKKSMGEVEHGEKKGIGRSRRWGEVEHREKKSTGRSRARGEEEHRQK; the protein is encoded by the coding sequence ATGGGGAGAAGTAGAGCACGGGAAGAAGTAGAGCACAGGGAGAAGAGCACGGGAAAAGTAGAGCATGGGGAGAAGAAGGGTTCAGGAAGAAGTAGAGCATGGGGAAAAGAAGAGCATGGGAAGAAGTATAGCATAGGGAGAAGTAGAGCATGGGGAGAAGAAGAGCACAGGGATAAGAAGAGCATGGGAAGAAGTAGAGCATGGGGAGAAGTAGAGCATGGGGAGAAGAAGAGCATGGGAGAAGTAGAGCATGGGGAGAAGAAAGGCATTGGGAGAAGTCGAAGATGGGGAGAAGTAGAGCACCGGGAGAAGAAGAGCACCGGGAGAAGTAGAGCACGGGGAGAAGAAGAGCACAGGCAGAAGTAG